In the genome of Tripterygium wilfordii isolate XIE 37 chromosome 19, ASM1340144v1, whole genome shotgun sequence, one region contains:
- the LOC119985240 gene encoding cyclin-B1-2-like, translating to MEASKTVAHEIGGIQNDALRFGLNGVKSDIVGCHPLEVAYGTILKNKEDVKRQILANTYGSALPLKMDLDKQVLSKFRRPPGAIPSSFLGLEAATGDMEDFGFEHYLNDPRESETFVPVDMHHGMEVRLDLSKGPACKSFM from the exons ATGGAAGCTTCAAAGACCGTAGCACACGAAATCGGTGGGATCCAAAACGATGCGCTTCGGTTCGGCCTTAACGGAGTGAAGAGCGACATCGTCGGATGTCATCCTCTCGAAGTCGCATATGGAACT atactgaaaaataaagaagacgTGAAGAGACAAATCCTTGCAAATACCTATGGGTCAGCTCTCCCATTGAAGATGGATCTGGACAAGCAAGTTCTTTCAAA ATTCAGAAGGCCACCAGGGGCTATCCCATCTTCCTTCCTAGGTTTGGAGGCTGCTACTGGGGATATGGAGGATTTTGGTTTCGAGCATTATCTGAACG atccTCGGGAATCTGAAACTTTCGTGCCGGTAGACATGCATCATGGGATGGAAGTTCGCCTTGATCTTTCCAAGGGACCTGCCTGCAAAAGCTTCATGTAA
- the LOC119985932 gene encoding NADH kinase isoform X2, translating to MVRKRLLLLLKPLDVYPVRRSNGLSRFTNPRIIHHLDNRRKVHKDAIDFCQRILRQKSVDWEPVFRNNLTKSIHDVDLVVTVGGDGTLLQASHFMDDSVPVLGVNSDPTQIEEVGEIGSEFNATRSTGYLCAATIRNFEQVLDDVLEDRAFPSKLTRISICINSQRLSTYALNDILIAHPCPAAVSRLSFKGDRQPCSPLVNCRSSGLRVCTAAGSTAAMISAGGFAMPILSQDLQYMVREPISPGMRNSSLTHGLIKYNQYMDTTWFSEEGRIYIDGSHVFHAIQDEDSIEVSSKAPVLQVFLPDHLLL from the exons ATGGTAAGGAAGAGGCTGCTGTTGCTGCTGAAACCATTAGACGTCTACCCCGTTCGAAGATCGAACGGCCTTTCTCGCTTCACGAACCCTCGG ATTATACATCATCTGGATAACAGGCGCAAGGTTCACAAGGATGCTATAGACTTCTGCCAGAGGATTTTGCGACAAAAATCAGTTGATTGGGAACCTGTATTTCGTAATAATTTAACAAAATCGATTCACGATGTAGATTTGGTGGTGACTGTTGGTGGTGATGGCACTCTTTTACAGGCTAGCCACTTTATGGATGATTCAGTTCCAGTTCTAGGCGTGAATTCTGACCCAACACAAATTGAAGAG GTCGGAGAAATTGGTAGCGAGTTTAATGCTACTAGAAGCACTGGTTATTTGTGTGCAGCAACCATCAGAAACTTTGAACAA GTACTAGATGATGTCTTGGAGGACCGAGCTTTTCCTTCCAAATTGACAAGAATATCAATATGCATAAATTCACAGCGTTTGTCCACATATGCTCTCAATGACATTTTGATAGCTCACCCGTGTCCAGCAGCAGTTTCTCGGCTATCATTCAA AGGGGATAGACAGCCTTGCTCTCCATTGGTGAACTGCCGATCAAGTGGTCTTCGAGTCTGCACTGCTGCTGGATCAACAGCTGCAATGATCTCAGCAGGTGGATTTGCAATGCCTATTTTATCTCAGGATCTACAATATATGGTGAGGGAGCCAATTTCACCTGGTATGAGGAACTCAAGCTTAACGCATGGCCTAATAAAATACAACCAGTACATGGATACTACATGGTTCTCTGAAGAGGGTAGAATATATATTGATGGTTCTCATGTCTTCCATGCGATCCAAGATGAGGATAGCATTGAAGTGTCTTCAAAAGCTCCAGTTCTGCAAGTTTTCTTGCCAGACCATTTGCTGCTGTAA
- the LOC119985932 gene encoding NADH kinase isoform X1 — protein sequence MVRKRLLLLLKPLDVYPVRRSNGLSRFTNPRIIHHLDNRRKVHKDAIDFCQRILRQKSVDWEPVFRNNLTKSIHDVDLVVTVGGDGTLLQASHFMDDSVPVLGVNSDPTQIEEVGEIGSEFNATRSTGYLCAATIRNFEQVLDDVLEDRAFPSKLTRISICINSQRLSTYALNDILIAHPCPAAVSRLSFKIRGDRQPCSPLVNCRSSGLRVCTAAGSTAAMISAGGFAMPILSQDLQYMVREPISPGMRNSSLTHGLIKYNQYMDTTWFSEEGRIYIDGSHVFHAIQDEDSIEVSSKAPVLQVFLPDHLLL from the exons ATGGTAAGGAAGAGGCTGCTGTTGCTGCTGAAACCATTAGACGTCTACCCCGTTCGAAGATCGAACGGCCTTTCTCGCTTCACGAACCCTCGG ATTATACATCATCTGGATAACAGGCGCAAGGTTCACAAGGATGCTATAGACTTCTGCCAGAGGATTTTGCGACAAAAATCAGTTGATTGGGAACCTGTATTTCGTAATAATTTAACAAAATCGATTCACGATGTAGATTTGGTGGTGACTGTTGGTGGTGATGGCACTCTTTTACAGGCTAGCCACTTTATGGATGATTCAGTTCCAGTTCTAGGCGTGAATTCTGACCCAACACAAATTGAAGAG GTCGGAGAAATTGGTAGCGAGTTTAATGCTACTAGAAGCACTGGTTATTTGTGTGCAGCAACCATCAGAAACTTTGAACAA GTACTAGATGATGTCTTGGAGGACCGAGCTTTTCCTTCCAAATTGACAAGAATATCAATATGCATAAATTCACAGCGTTTGTCCACATATGCTCTCAATGACATTTTGATAGCTCACCCGTGTCCAGCAGCAGTTTCTCGGCTATCATTCAA AATTAGAGGGGATAGACAGCCTTGCTCTCCATTGGTGAACTGCCGATCAAGTGGTCTTCGAGTCTGCACTGCTGCTGGATCAACAGCTGCAATGATCTCAGCAGGTGGATTTGCAATGCCTATTTTATCTCAGGATCTACAATATATGGTGAGGGAGCCAATTTCACCTGGTATGAGGAACTCAAGCTTAACGCATGGCCTAATAAAATACAACCAGTACATGGATACTACATGGTTCTCTGAAGAGGGTAGAATATATATTGATGGTTCTCATGTCTTCCATGCGATCCAAGATGAGGATAGCATTGAAGTGTCTTCAAAAGCTCCAGTTCTGCAAGTTTTCTTGCCAGACCATTTGCTGCTGTAA